The window TGGCACTGCGACCTTCGACCTGACCGCAAACGAGCCGGGCGACTGGGCCTTCCACTGCCATTTGCTCTACCACATGCATGCAGGGATGATGCAAACCGTCACCGTGCGCCCCTTCCCGCTCGAGGGAGAAGGATGATGCGGGCTATTTTCCTTGCAAGTGCCGCCCTGATCGCCAGCCCCGCGATGGCACAGGATCATGGCGATCACTCGGGCCACGCCCAGCATCAGGACCACTCGGCTCAACAGCAGGCGGAAGAGGCCGAAGCTGACGCAGAACCGGATCATTCCGCGCATCAGGCGATGGATCACTCCGCCCACCAGATGGCCACCGATCCGGAAGAAGAGCAGGACCATGCGCAAATGGATCACGGGGCGATTGACCATTCCCAACATGGCCAGATGGACCATTCGCAGATGAACCATGGCGCCATGGATGCAGAGATTCCCTCCGGTCCGCCGCCTGCCGAAGCTTTCGAAGGTCCGGCGCACGCCGCAGACGCGATCTGGGGCGAAGATGCGATGGTGGCCGCGCGCGGATACAACCGGGCGACTCATGGCAATGCGCGGTTCGGCGTAATCCTTGGTGAGCGGCTCGAAGCGCGCATTGGCGAAGGCCATGACGAATATCTCTGGGACGTGTCCGGCTGGTATGGCACCGCGACCGACCGCGTCGTTTTCAAAAGCGAAGGCGAAGGCGAGTTTGGCGGCGGTGTGGAAGATGCCGAGCTGCAATTGCTCTGGGGCCATGCCATCGGCCCATGGTTCGATTTGCAGGCAGGCGTGCGTCTCGATGTCGAACCGGACACAACCGCGCATCTCGCCGTGGGCGTGGCGGGCCTCGCGCCCTACATGATCCATGTCGATGCCGCCGCTTTCCTCTCCGATGAGGGAGATCTGACCGCCCGCGTCGAAGCCGAACACGATATGCGCCTGACCCAGCAGCTGGTACTGCAGCCGCGCATCGAATTCGATCTCGCGGCGCAGGACATTCCCGAGCGGGGCGTTGCCGCAGGTCTGGTCAAGGCCGAGCTGGGCGCAAGGCTGCGCTATGAATTCGTCCCTGAATTCGCGCCCTATGTGGGTATGGAATACGAACGCGCCTTTGGCGGCACTGCCGATATCATCCGCGCCGGAGGGGACGATCCAGGTGGCTTCGTGTTCCTTGTCGGCCTTCGCGCCTGGTTCTGACACGAAAAAGGGGCGCTCCACCATTGGCGGAGCGCCCCCTTTTTATCTCGGCAGAAGCTGGCCTTAGCCGCCCATGCGGCTGCGCTCCGCAGCTTCCATGGCTTCTTCGCTCCACGTCACCGGAACCTGCGTCTGCGGGTTGAAAGTGTTACCCATTTCGGCAGCTTCGGCAGCGGCGATTTCTTCTGCGGTCAGGTACTCGCTCGGCTCCAGTGCGAAAACGTCGATACCGCGCGCAATCTCGGTCGCGTAGATGCGGCCGTTGTACCAATAGGCGGACCAGTAACCGCCGGTCACCAGCTGGTCTTCATCCACCGGACCGCGATCGAAGAAAGCTATTTCATACGGATTGGTCGGATCGGTGAAATCGATCACCGAGAGGCCGCCCTGGTACCACGCCTGCACGAAGATATCGCGCCCCGGCACAGGGATGATCGAGCCATTGTGCGCCACACAGTTTTCCATGTCGCTCTGCGCACCGGGGATCTTGAACGTGCCGCGATAGACCAGCTCACCATCCTCGATACCGTAGAAGGCATTGGCGCCCCAGGTGGCGGGGTCGGCTGCCTGACAACGCGGGCGGCCACCGCCGCCCCATTCGTCGGTGAACAGCACGACAGAGCCATCATTGTTGAAGGTCGCCGAGTGCCAATAGGCAAAGCCCGGATCGGTCACCGCGTCGAGACGGACGGGGTTATACGGGTCCGAGATATCCATGATGATACCGTTGCCCGAACACGCACCAGCAGCGAGGTTCAGCGACGGGAACACGGTGATATCGTGGCACTGGTTCGTCTGGCTGGTGGTCTGCGTGCCATCGCCATGGTCACCGCCGAGCCACAGGCCTGCGATATTGCCATCATCATCGGCGAAGACGCGCGGGGACGAGGTAATGCGCGACTGCGAGGGGTCGGCCAGCGGGATTTCGATCACATCGATGCTGAACAGCGCGGTGCGATCGTCGCCCGGAATATATCCGACGCAGCCTTCGAGCTCTTCGCCATCGCGGACGCCGGCGGTGCCGGAGTTGTAGACGATGATGCGCTCTTCATTGGCATCGACGACCGAGTGCGTGTGGCTGCCGCGGCAGGTCTGCACGAGGCCAACCTGAACGGGAGCGCGAATGTCCGAAATATCGAACACTCGAAGGCCGCGGAAACGATCTTCGCTCACATCTTCGGTAACGCCATCACGCCCGCAGTCGACACGGCCACGGGTCTGCTCGACACTCATGATCAGGATGTCGCCGACGACAGAGACGTCGCCCTGCCCGCCCGGACATACGACCGAGCTCACAAGTTGCGGCACGCCATCGTCGCCCAACATATAGGCGTTGAAGCCGTGATAATTGCCCGCGATCATCAGATCGCCGGAGAACGCCATATCGGTATTGGCAAAGCTCAGCAGGCCGCCGCGCTGGGCATAACGGACCGGCGGTGCCGTTTCCTCTTCAGCTTCGGTTTCCTCTGCGTCGGGATCGGCTTCTTCTGCGTCAGCCGCTGCTGCCATCGAGTGGCCGGCGTGCGTATCGTCATCGCCCGCAGTGTCGGTTTCTTCTTCTTCCTCTTCAGCCGGAATGACCATGCGGCCGCCAGCGGGGTTGGCGGGATCGTAGAAACCGGCAGGCTTGCGCAGGAATGCGACGTGACGGAGGTTGCTGATCGCTTCCTCTGCATCGAACAGGCCGCCGGCAAGACCGGAGCGCGGATCATCGGACAGCGACGCGAGCTCAACCGACATCCGGTCGATTTCGGCCTGCTGATCGCTGCGGACTTCGCTGGTGAAATCGAACAGCACCGGATCGGTGGCGGTGCCCTGGATGGAGAACAGGTCACGCACCATGGTCAGTGCGCCATTGTGGTGGGCGATCATCAGCTGCAGGAACTTGCGGTCGAAATTCACGCCTCGCGCATCGCGCAATTCGGCCATGTCTTCGGCGCTTGCCATGCCGGCCATGCCAACATGATCCATATGACCCATGCCGGCCATGCTGGCGGGCTGGCCGTAGCCTGCAAGCCATTCGATCATGAAGCTGATTTCATCCTGCTGTGAAGCAGCGATGCGCTCCGCAATCGTCTGGATCGCTTCATTATTGGTACGGCCATCGACAAGCGCGGCCATTTCAACAGCCTGCTGGTGGTGGACGATCATGCCCTGCATGAAGTCGATATCGGCAGGCAGGTAATTCACGCGGGCAAGCTGGGTCGCCTCGTCTTCGGAAAGGGCGCGCGCGCCCTGACCCGGTGCGCCCGGCTGGACGATCTGGACATCCTGGGCAAGCGCAGGCGCGGTAGTTGCCAGAAGCATGGCGGCAAAAGATAATGAAAGCGGTGTCGAACTCTTCAAACTCATCAGGCGGTCCCTTCACGTGATATTTTGTCACGGGCATGAAGCGTATCCGTCAGCTTCGGTCAATACGGGATAGGGATTGCGGTCTGCCAATAGAGGACTAGGTTCGACGAGGGACATGGAGGGAGAACGTCATCATGCATCGTCTTGTTACCGCAGCTATCGCCGCATCCGCATTTGGGCTCACCGCATGCAGCGGTCCGGAGGAAACGCCGGGCGAAGAAGCGGCCAGCGAATATAATGCGCGCCAGTATATGCAGGCGATCAACGATATCGGCCGGCTGGACGATCAGGAACAGGATGCCACGCGTAAGCCCGGCGAATTGCTCGCCTTCGCCCAGATCGATCGTGGCGATGTGGTGGGGGACTTCATTATGGGTGGCGGGTATGTAACGCGGCTGCTCGCAACGGCAGTCGGAGCCGATGGCAAGGTCTATGCCTTCCAGCCCGAAGAATTTATCGCTTTCCGCCCCGAATATGCGACCGAGCAGGACGAAACGGTTCGCCGCTACTCCGACAACGATGGCAATCCGATCAACATCTTCCCAGTTCGTGGCTCCTTGGCAGAGCCGGGCTGGCCCGAACAGCTCGATACGATCATCACCGTGATGAACTTCCATGATCTCTATCTGGAGGAATTTCCCGAGGGGACCGCTGAACAGGCTGTGGCCAGCCTTTACGATGCGCTGAAGCCGGGCGGGACGCTGGTTGTCGTCGACCACCTCGCGGCTGACGGCGCTGGCGCTGTGGCGGCAAACACCTTGCACCGGCTCGATCCGCAACTTGCGATGGACGCATTGACTGCTGCGGGCTTCGTCCGCGAGGCAGAGAGCGACATCTATGCGCAGCCCGGCGATCCGCTGACCGCGAATGTCTTCGACGAGGAAATTCGCGGCCAGACCAACCAGATCGCCTGGCGGTTCGTGAAGCCAGAATAGGCGCGTAGGGCAACAAAACCCCGAGGAACTCCGGGGTTTCTGTCATTCTGGACTCAGTTTGGCGACAATCCGGCGCATTTCGTCGCGCGGAACTCGTCACCTCATGTAACATTAAGCATTTACAAACCACGTTACTGGCATGTTTGGTGACATGATGATTTCAAAGCTCGGACGTTTCTTTTCTGCATTCGCTTTGGCTGCTGCGCCGCTGGCAGCTTTACCGGCCTACGCCGGGACCGGAGACGAGCCGCAGGATTTCGAATCCGCCTTCGACAGCGCCTTTGGCACCGAAGTGCGCAGCCCGCGCGATTATACGCCTGAATTCGACAACCAGCTCGAATATCGCATTGCCCAGCTTGCCGACGGCAGCGAGGGGCGCATCGGCGTTGCCGCAATCGATCTTTCGACCGGCCAATCGGTCTCGATCCTCGGCGATCAGCGCTTCCCCATGGCGAGCACCAGCAAGATTGCGATTGCCGCCGCCTATCTGGAAGGCGTGGACCAGGGTCGCTGGAGCCTGACGAGCGAGTGGCCGCTTCTGTGGCCGGTTCGCTCACGTCCATTTTCCTCTGCCGCTGCGCCTGTGCGCCAGGGCGAATATATGAGCGCGCTCGAACTCATCGATCTGATGATCACGCGCAGCTCCAATCCCGCCACCGATGCGCTGATTTCGGCGCTGGGCGGAACCGATGCGGTAAACGATTGGGCGCGCCGTGCCGGTCTTACCGGCTTCAGCCTCGATCGCGACATCGCCACGCTCGTGCGCGATGACGGCGAATTCGACCCGGAAACCTACATCGACATGCGCGACAGTGCGACGCCGGAAACCATGGTGCAGCTGCTCGCAGGGATTTATCAGGGCCGTTGGCTCTCCCCGTCGAGCCGCAACGTCATCATCGACGCGATGGAGCGCTGCCGCACCGGCACTCGCCGCATTCCTGCCCTTATGCCGGACAATGTGACGGTCGCGCATAAGACCGGATCGCTCAACAATACGTCCAGCGATATCGGCATTCTGACTGCGCCTGATGGCCGTTCGATCGCCGTGGCGATTTACGTGACCGGCAATACCACGCGCCGCAATCGCGAAGCCCGCATCGCTTCGATCGCGCGCGGCCTGTATGACGGGTTTGAGGTCGAAGCGAACCGCAATTACGCCCGCGCCGACTACAACGGGAATTAGGCCGAAAGATAATCAGACAGGCGAGCGGGTCTGCTGATTGCGCTCACCATCAGGCAAAGAAAAAGGCGTGGCCATCGCTGGCCACGCCTTTTCTTTTTCAGTCCGAAGACCGAAGCGAGGATTACTCAGCTTCGTTCATTTCTTCGACAACTTCAGCTTCCATTTCAGCTTCAGCATTGTCGGTAGCAGCGTCAACTTCAGCAGCCGTTTCAGCGACTTCGTCGCCAGCAGCTTCAGCGTTGGCTTCGGTGTCAGCCATTGCACCTTCTACGGTGTCTTCAGCGCTTTCCTCGGTAGCTTCCGAGCAAGCAGCGAGCGAGAGTGCAGCAGCCGAAGCAGCAGCAACGAGAGCAATCTTACGCATAGGTTTGAACCCCTTAATCTGCGAATAATTGAGAGAGGATTTGTCCTCATCCCAAGCCCACCATCCGGTCGGCTCACTGCCTAAATAAGGCCACATTTGGGCCTGCGCAAGCGAATTATGGCACAAATAGGGCGGAATTCCGGCGCAATTGGGGCGCTCCTACCCGTAAAACTGCCATTATCGCGGTAGTGGAAATATCGCCCCAATCCATGCTGACCGGGCCGATTTTGCGTGCTAGCAAGCCTGCCATGGCCGAAAAACAGCATCTCTACCTGGTCGATGGTTCGGCCTATATCTTCCGCGCATACCACCGCCTCCCCCCGCTCACCAATCCGGAGGGAACGCCCGTAGGCGCAGTTTACGGATATACGACCATGCTGTGGAAGCTGGCGCAGGATCTCGACGAGGCCGACGGGCCGACTCACCTCGCCGTGGTGCTCGACAAATCGAGCAAGAGCTTCCGCAACGATATCTATCCGGAATATAAAGCGAATCGCCCCGATCCGCCCGAAGACC is drawn from Aurantiacibacter sp. MUD61 and contains these coding sequences:
- a CDS encoding copper resistance protein B; protein product: MRAIFLASAALIASPAMAQDHGDHSGHAQHQDHSAQQQAEEAEADAEPDHSAHQAMDHSAHQMATDPEEEQDHAQMDHGAIDHSQHGQMDHSQMNHGAMDAEIPSGPPPAEAFEGPAHAADAIWGEDAMVAARGYNRATHGNARFGVILGERLEARIGEGHDEYLWDVSGWYGTATDRVVFKSEGEGEFGGGVEDAELQLLWGHAIGPWFDLQAGVRLDVEPDTTAHLAVGVAGLAPYMIHVDAAAFLSDEGDLTARVEAEHDMRLTQQLVLQPRIEFDLAAQDIPERGVAAGLVKAELGARLRYEFVPEFAPYVGMEYERAFGGTADIIRAGGDDPGGFVFLVGLRAWF
- a CDS encoding DUF305 domain-containing protein, with protein sequence MLLATTAPALAQDVQIVQPGAPGQGARALSEDEATQLARVNYLPADIDFMQGMIVHHQQAVEMAALVDGRTNNEAIQTIAERIAASQQDEISFMIEWLAGYGQPASMAGMGHMDHVGMAGMASAEDMAELRDARGVNFDRKFLQLMIAHHNGALTMVRDLFSIQGTATDPVLFDFTSEVRSDQQAEIDRMSVELASLSDDPRSGLAGGLFDAEEAISNLRHVAFLRKPAGFYDPANPAGGRMVIPAEEEEEETDTAGDDDTHAGHSMAAAADAEEADPDAEETEAEEETAPPVRYAQRGGLLSFANTDMAFSGDLMIAGNYHGFNAYMLGDDGVPQLVSSVVCPGGQGDVSVVGDILIMSVEQTRGRVDCGRDGVTEDVSEDRFRGLRVFDISDIRAPVQVGLVQTCRGSHTHSVVDANEERIIVYNSGTAGVRDGEELEGCVGYIPGDDRTALFSIDVIEIPLADPSQSRITSSPRVFADDDGNIAGLWLGGDHGDGTQTTSQTNQCHDITVFPSLNLAAGACSGNGIIMDISDPYNPVRLDAVTDPGFAYWHSATFNNDGSVVLFTDEWGGGGRPRCQAADPATWGANAFYGIEDGELVYRGTFKIPGAQSDMENCVAHNGSIIPVPGRDIFVQAWYQGGLSVIDFTDPTNPYEIAFFDRGPVDEDQLVTGGYWSAYWYNGRIYATEIARGIDVFALEPSEYLTAEEIAAAEAAEMGNTFNPQTQVPVTWSEEAMEAAERSRMGG
- a CDS encoding serine hydrolase, translated to MMISKLGRFFSAFALAAAPLAALPAYAGTGDEPQDFESAFDSAFGTEVRSPRDYTPEFDNQLEYRIAQLADGSEGRIGVAAIDLSTGQSVSILGDQRFPMASTSKIAIAAAYLEGVDQGRWSLTSEWPLLWPVRSRPFSSAAAPVRQGEYMSALELIDLMITRSSNPATDALISALGGTDAVNDWARRAGLTGFSLDRDIATLVRDDGEFDPETYIDMRDSATPETMVQLLAGIYQGRWLSPSSRNVIIDAMERCRTGTRRIPALMPDNVTVAHKTGSLNNTSSDIGILTAPDGRSIAVAIYVTGNTTRRNREARIASIARGLYDGFEVEANRNYARADYNGN